A single genomic interval of Streptomyces showdoensis harbors:
- a CDS encoding RsmB/NOP family class I SAM-dependent RNA methyltransferase, translating into MSEQARPRTPKPYRRPKKDPVRILAFEALRAVDERDAYANLVLPPLLKKAREKEGPEKFDGRDAALATELVYGTLRRQGTYDAIIAACIDRPLREVDPPVLDVLALGAHQLLGTRIPSHAAVSASVELARVVLGDGRAKFVNAVLRKIAQDDFDTWVERVAPPYDVDAEDHLAVVHSHPRWVVSALWDSLGGGRAGIEALLEADNERPAVTLVARPGRSTTEELAAAAETEPGSWSPYAVKLAEGGEPGALQAVAEGRAGVQDEGSQLVAIALANAPLDGPDARWLDGCAGPGGKASLLGALAAERGAALLASEKQPHRARLVERALAGNPGPYQVIAADGTRPPWREGVFDRVLMDVPCSGLGALRRRPEARWRRRPSDLDGFAPLQRGLLTEALRSVRVGGVVGYATCSPHLAETRVVVDDVLKKVGGAELIDARPLLPGVPDLGDGPDVQLWPHLHGTDAMYLALIRRTA; encoded by the coding sequence TTGAGCGAGCAGGCACGTCCCCGTACCCCCAAGCCCTACCGGCGCCCCAAGAAGGACCCCGTCCGGATCCTGGCCTTCGAGGCGCTGCGGGCGGTGGACGAGCGGGACGCGTACGCCAACCTCGTCCTGCCGCCGCTGCTGAAGAAGGCCCGGGAGAAGGAGGGGCCCGAGAAGTTCGACGGGCGGGACGCGGCCCTCGCGACCGAGCTCGTCTACGGGACGCTGCGCCGCCAGGGGACGTACGACGCGATCATCGCCGCCTGCATCGACCGGCCGCTGCGCGAGGTCGACCCGCCGGTGCTCGACGTGCTCGCGCTCGGCGCGCACCAGCTGCTCGGCACCCGCATCCCGAGCCACGCGGCCGTCTCCGCCAGCGTCGAGCTGGCCCGGGTGGTGCTCGGCGACGGGCGGGCCAAGTTCGTCAACGCGGTGCTCCGCAAGATCGCGCAGGACGACTTCGACACCTGGGTGGAGCGGGTCGCGCCGCCGTACGACGTCGACGCCGAGGACCACCTCGCCGTCGTCCACTCGCACCCCCGCTGGGTCGTCTCCGCGCTGTGGGACTCCCTGGGCGGCGGGCGCGCCGGGATCGAGGCGCTCCTGGAGGCCGACAACGAGCGGCCCGCCGTGACCCTCGTCGCCCGGCCCGGCCGGTCCACCACCGAGGAGCTGGCGGCCGCGGCCGAGACCGAGCCGGGCAGCTGGTCGCCGTACGCGGTGAAGCTGGCCGAGGGCGGCGAGCCCGGCGCGCTCCAGGCCGTCGCGGAGGGCCGCGCGGGCGTCCAGGACGAGGGCAGCCAGCTCGTCGCCATCGCCCTCGCCAACGCCCCGCTCGACGGCCCCGACGCCCGCTGGCTCGACGGCTGCGCGGGCCCCGGCGGCAAGGCCTCCCTGCTGGGCGCCCTGGCCGCCGAGCGCGGCGCCGCCCTGCTGGCCTCCGAGAAGCAGCCGCACCGCGCCCGGCTCGTCGAGCGCGCCCTGGCCGGCAACCCCGGCCCGTACCAGGTCATCGCCGCCGACGGCACGCGCCCGCCGTGGCGCGAGGGCGTCTTCGACCGGGTCCTGATGGACGTGCCCTGCTCCGGGCTCGGCGCGCTGCGCCGCCGCCCCGAGGCCCGCTGGCGCCGCCGTCCCTCCGACCTCGACGGCTTCGCCCCGCTCCAGCGCGGGCTGCTCACCGAGGCGCTGCGGTCCGTCCGGGTCGGCGGGGTCGTCGGGTACGCGACCTGCTCCCCGCACCTGGCCGAGACCCGGGTGGTCGTCGACGACGTCCTGAAGAAGGTGGGCGGCGCCGAGCTGATCGACGCCCGGCCGCTGCTGCCGGGAGTCCCGGACCTGGGCGACGGGCCCGACGTACAGCTCTGGCCGCATCTGCACGGTACGGACGCCATGTATCTGGCGCTGATCCGCCGTACCGCCTGA
- the rpe gene encoding ribulose-phosphate 3-epimerase: MAQINPSILSADFARLAEEAKAVDGADWLHVDVMDNHFVPNLTLGVPVVESLSRATDTPLDCHLMIEDPDRWAPQYVEAGAGSVTFHVEAAAAPVRLAREIRAKGARASMALKPATPIEPYEDLLPELDMLLIMTVEPGFGGQAFLDIMLPKIRRTRELISKHGLELWLQVDGGVAESTIERCAEAGADVFVAGSAVYGAADPAAAVRSLRAGAEAATASAAWACGH; the protein is encoded by the coding sequence ATGGCGCAGATCAATCCCAGCATCCTGTCCGCGGATTTCGCCCGGCTCGCCGAGGAGGCGAAGGCGGTCGACGGGGCGGACTGGCTGCATGTCGACGTGATGGACAACCACTTCGTGCCCAACCTGACGCTGGGCGTGCCGGTGGTCGAGTCGCTCAGCCGGGCGACGGACACCCCGCTGGACTGCCACCTCATGATCGAGGACCCGGACCGCTGGGCCCCGCAGTACGTGGAGGCCGGCGCCGGGTCGGTCACCTTCCACGTCGAGGCGGCGGCCGCGCCGGTGCGGCTGGCGCGGGAGATCCGGGCCAAGGGGGCCAGGGCGTCCATGGCGCTCAAGCCGGCCACGCCCATCGAGCCGTACGAGGACCTGCTGCCCGAGCTGGACATGCTCCTGATCATGACGGTCGAGCCCGGCTTCGGCGGTCAGGCCTTCCTCGACATCATGCTGCCGAAGATCCGCCGCACCCGTGAGCTGATCTCCAAGCACGGTCTGGAGCTGTGGCTCCAGGTCGACGGCGGTGTCGCGGAGTCCACGATCGAGCGGTGCGCGGAGGCCGGCGCGGACGTCTTCGTGGCCGGTTCCGCCGTCTACGGCGCCGCCGACCCGGCCGCCGCCGTCCGCTCCCTGCGGGCCGGCGCGGAGGCCGCGACCGCCTCGGCGGCCTGGGCGTGTGGCCACTGA
- a CDS encoding sugar-binding transcriptional regulator translates to MNSSEEIAVAGMSAGRSALRMGPAELVQAAAMARRFYLEGKSKIQIAEEFGVSRFKVARVLETALERDLVRIEIRVPAELDAERSDALRARYGLRHAVVVESPAEGEDESPDPENLGEVAADLLGELVTEGDVLGLAWGRSTIHMAAALDRLPPCTVVQLTGVYDAGTAERGSVEAVRRAAQVSGGEAHPIYAPMLLPDPATAAALRSQTGIARAFEYFDKVTVACVSIGSWEPGISTVHDMLSDEERAHYASLGVAAEMSAHLFDTEGRRVGRDLGERCITVEADRLRRIPEVVAIAGGQRKAAAIGAVLRSGLVTSLVTDRSAADYLLTESSPGPRPALDRADPDGI, encoded by the coding sequence GTGAACAGCAGTGAGGAGATCGCGGTGGCGGGTATGTCGGCGGGACGGTCAGCCCTGCGGATGGGACCCGCGGAGCTCGTGCAGGCGGCGGCCATGGCCCGCCGCTTCTACCTCGAGGGCAAGTCCAAGATCCAGATCGCCGAGGAGTTCGGCGTGAGCCGCTTCAAGGTGGCCCGGGTCCTGGAGACCGCCCTGGAGCGCGACCTCGTGCGCATCGAGATCCGCGTACCGGCGGAGCTGGACGCCGAGCGCTCCGACGCGCTCCGCGCCCGCTACGGGCTCCGCCACGCCGTCGTCGTCGAGTCGCCGGCGGAGGGCGAGGACGAGTCGCCCGACCCGGAGAACCTCGGCGAGGTCGCGGCCGACCTGCTCGGCGAGCTGGTCACCGAGGGCGACGTCCTGGGCCTGGCCTGGGGCCGCTCCACCATCCACATGGCGGCGGCCCTCGACCGGCTGCCGCCCTGCACCGTCGTCCAGCTCACCGGCGTCTACGACGCCGGCACGGCCGAGCGCGGCTCGGTCGAGGCGGTCCGGCGGGCCGCCCAGGTCTCCGGCGGCGAGGCGCACCCGATCTACGCGCCGATGCTGCTGCCGGACCCGGCCACGGCGGCCGCGCTGCGCAGCCAGACCGGCATCGCGCGGGCCTTCGAGTACTTCGACAAGGTGACGGTCGCCTGCGTCTCCATCGGTTCCTGGGAGCCGGGCATCTCCACCGTCCACGACATGCTCTCCGACGAGGAGCGCGCGCACTACGCCTCGCTCGGCGTCGCCGCCGAGATGTCCGCGCACCTCTTCGACACGGAGGGCCGCCGGGTCGGCCGCGACCTGGGCGAGCGGTGCATCACCGTCGAGGCGGACCGGCTGCGCCGGATCCCCGAGGTCGTGGCCATCGCGGGCGGCCAGCGCAAGGCGGCGGCGATCGGCGCGGTGCTCCGCTCGGGCCTGGTCACCAGCCTCGTGACGGACCGCTCGGCGGCCGACTACCTGCTCACCGAGTCCAGCCCGGGCCCCCGCCCGGCCCTGGACCGCGCGGACCCGGACGGCATCTGA